The following DNA comes from Hordeum vulgare subsp. vulgare chromosome 3H, MorexV3_pseudomolecules_assembly, whole genome shotgun sequence.
GACAACGGATAAAATGTCATGAAGTTCCAGACAATAGAACAAACCATCTCAGTACAAGACAATAATTGTCACTCGACGCGCACGAAAATTTGATAATTGAGAAAGCAACAAAAGTTCCCAAGTTGTCAATCTCCTGGAAATCCTAGAAGACTAGAGTCTAGAACAACCGGTACACCTTTCCCATTGTGCTCTTCAGGTACAGGCACCGCACCTGCAACAAAACACAGATCAATCAGTACTATGATCACCAATGGTCAAATTTTCGATGAAAATACTCTAAGTGTAGCAGAGGGCACATCACATACGTTTTGCCAATTCTTCTTCAACAGAGAGACAAGGAAGTTCACGCTCATCTGCACGTTCTGGAAGATCTGCTTCTCCTCCATACCCAGGTGGCCAACGGCAACACCCATGCAAAGCACCTTTTTCAACTGGAACTTGACTGTGGCCTTGGTCTCATTAACCTTGGACTCAAGGGACTCCTGGTGAGACACCAAAGTTGGAAACTTTCCTGCAGTTGATTATCACTCACGTAAGAACAAGAATAGCAACAAGGTGGAAAACAACAGTTCAGTAATTAGAATAATTCAGAAGACAGCAACGTATGCATAATTGCATCATACCCTACGAAGTACATATAATCTAAACAATACATTGACATGACAATTAGCAATGTATAGTCCAGAAAACAACAGTTCAGTCATTAGTACAGTCCAGAAGatacataagccaaaatgcatgtACAATCCTTCAAAATTTCAATTAAAAAATCCAAAGTATAATTGTAACATAGATTTGAGCATTTGTCACTGGACTAGTTCAGGCCAGTAAACCCTAAGCCTTTGCCGCAAACCCACAAGTTCACATATTTCTTACCCTTCAAAGACTTCCAGAAATATTACAAAGACAGAGTTTATATACTTGTGGAATTTACATTTAGGAAACAAGGACTTGCAGTGAATATGAAACAAAGGAGCATCTCCAAATATCATCCCCAATGATTTCTTAGGTAAGCTCTAAGTGCAAGGATGAATAGAGGAAGAACATTACAGATGCTCTCAACAAAAAAGGACGTTATGCCACCAAATATTGCACAGCACAACACCAACAGAGGGCAAAGATGctatgatttatttcataacatGGCCAACTTTAATAACCTATGCCTAAATGCAATATCAATGCAAATGAACTGACATCACACCAACAGTCTTCTAAAGCAGAACATggaacaaggaagaaatacttgccTGCCTTGTTAAGACCAGGTCCAAGAAGTCGGGGAATCTGCTTAATGATAGCCTCAGATGCAAGGAAAGCATGATACTTCTTTGCAAGCTTCTTGACTAgcttcttgtttttgttcatcTTCTTCAGCGATTCCACATCCATACAGTCAAGGCCCATTTTCCCTGCCTGCGGACAACATTGATAACAAGAGTACAACAGAAACATCAGGAAATGTAATGTAGAGAATTTCAGAACACCATACATCCAAAACTTGCTTACCATGAACAAATGATAAAACTAAATGTTACCAATGAAACATTACAAAAAGGAACCTATGGCTCTAGCAAAATACTTTGCATGTATGATAGGTTCTGACATGCAAAAAATCAATGGATGCAAACTGGGTTTTGAATGATCAAGGTATCGAGTCAGTCACTAAACACAATTGCAAACCAACAAGAAACTGAATTCTGTTTTCAACACAAGTGATATGGTACCTCTTCAACATGCTGGGCATCACCAAGCATGCAAACCCTCATCTTTGGGCGAGGGATGTGAGGAAGCTTAACAGAGCCACTGAAACGTTTGTCCTTTTGCGGGTCATAGTTCTTCAGACCAATTTGCAGCTCAATGGTTTCAACGAACTTGCGGTTCTTCTCACGGCAGTCATTGGTAATGTTTGTGATAGCCTCCCTCAGGGCATCGCTCTGCAACTTACTGAAATATGGAGGAAAAAGCAATTAGTTTGGATGGTAAGTGCATGCCAGTTGAGGTTAAGGTTCTATATCTGTTAAGGAGACACTAAAACATGTCCCATGTTTTGCTACAAGCAAGTACAGCTCTAATTAGCTTAGAAGACTAGAGACAGTAGCATCAGTAACTAAAATTGTTAAAAGATAAGCCATATGAAAAGTATGCTGCTAATTCACAGAACAGGTTAAATAAAAGCTGATGCACACAGCAATTGAACATTTAAAATTGCAGCATTGCGCAGCTCTAATTAGCTTAGGAGACTACAGACAACACCATCAGTAGCTAAAATTGTTAAAAGTTCAGCTATATGAAAAGCATGCTGCTAATTCGCAGAACAGGTTGAACAAAAGGACACAA
Coding sequences within:
- the LOC123444833 gene encoding 60S ribosomal protein L10a-1, with the translated sequence MSKLQSDALREAITNITNDCREKNRKFVETIELQIGLKNYDPQKDKRFSGSVKLPHIPRPKMRVCMLGDAQHVEEAGKMGLDCMDVESLKKMNKNKKLVKKLAKKYHAFLASEAIIKQIPRLLGPGLNKAGKFPTLVSHQESLESKVNETKATVKFQLKKVLCMGVAVGHLGMEEKQIFQNVQMSVNFLVSLLKKNWQNVRCLYLKSTMGKVYRLF